Genomic DNA from Methanobrevibacter arboriphilus JCM 13429 = DSM 1125:
TGCTTGATCCAACTAAAGAATATAATATAAAACCTCTTAACCCTGAAAATCTTATATTAATGGATATAGATTATAATAACATAAAATTCCAATACGATGATTATGCTTTAGAAGGATTTAAAAGAGTATTAGTAAGAAATCTTTTTGATTATAAAATGAAAATATCATTAGAAAACAGCCTTTTAAACAGCTTAGAAAGTTTAAAATAGGATAGAACATATTTTTTTAATATTAAACGTATATATATATATATATTAATTATATGTTCAATATTATCACTCATATAACTTTGTAGTTAATTTCTTTATAATTTTTTAGTGTGTAATTAATAGTAAAATATATATGGAAAATGATCTATGATTATATGTGTATTTAGTAAGTCCTTATTTCTCTTGATGCCTTTAGTGTGTCTACACTCTTTATGAGTATATAGAGGAATAAGGTAAATGCACTATTTTATTTCTTTTGATTAAATTTTAATAAAATATAAAGAAAAAAGAAGTAATACTTATTAGAAGAAATAATTTTTAAAAATGCTCTATTTATTTTCATAATTCTTTAAAATTTAGATTTTTCTATTTTTAATACTAATTTTTAATTTATTTAATTTTTTAATTTAATATTATTATCTTATTTTTTATTTTTATTTTTTATTTTTATTATTCTATTTTTATTTTTTATTTTTTAATTATACTAAAAATATTATAAAAAGAAGAAATATATTATTATAAAACAATTGATATATTATATATTAAATATTTTATAATTGAATAATATTTGAAATATTATAATTATTAAAAAATCAAAGATTTCTTAATTTTATAAAAATAAAAAATTTTTATAATTATAAAAAAATATTATAAAAAATAGTGTAAAAATGAGTATTATAATAAAATTATAATAAAGATTTGTTACAATTAATGAGGGATAGTCTGAATAACATTCAAATTAAACAGGATAAAAAAGATAAAACTTCAAATAGTTTTAAAACACCAATAATTGTGGGATTTGATCCTGGATTAACAGTTGGCTTAGCTATATTAGATCTTAATGGTAATTTACTTTTTTTAGGTAGTTTTAAGGAAATAACTAAGTCTGAGATTATAAATATAATAATGAAGTTTGGAAGAGCTATATTAATAGCTACTGATGTTGAAAATTCTCCAAAAGCTGTTAAAAAATTAGCTACTACTTTAAATTCAAAAATATTTGCTCCAAAAAATGATATTCCTGTATCATATAAAAATGAACTTGTAAATAACTTTTTAAAGAGTAATGGTGATTTTTTATCAGAAAATACTGAAAATATTAGTAATGTGTCTATGGATGCTCATAAGAGAGATTCACTTTCTGCAGCTATTTTAGCATATAAAAATTATGAAAATAAGTTAAACCAGCTTGAAAGGAAGTTTTTAGAAGCTAAAATTAATCTAAACTCAATCGATAAAGAAGATGTTGTTAATGAAAATTACTATGAAATACTAAATCAGGCGAAATCTTTTTTAATAAATGATAAACCTATAATCGAGTCTATTTCTAAGGCATTTGAAATATATGATCTTATTGATAATGAAGAAGATATAGATTCTAATGAAGAAGAATTGGCTGATCTTGAAGATAATGTTATTAGTATTAAGGATTTAGAAGAAAAATTCTATAATCTTAAAAATATTAATAAATCTCAAGAAAAACAAATTAAGAATCAGGATAATATTATTAAAAATCTTAAGAGTAAAAATAATTCATTAGCTAATGAATTAATTGAGAAAAATGATAGGATATCTAAAATTGAGAAAGATTTAAAGATACTTAAATTAAAAGAGTCTAAAGCTGTTTTAAAGGATAAAGAAGTAGCTTCGAAGATTAAACTTCTAAAAACAATTCAATTAAAGTATAAT
This window encodes:
- a CDS encoding DUF460 domain-containing protein, which gives rise to MRDSLNNIQIKQDKKDKTSNSFKTPIIVGFDPGLTVGLAILDLNGNLLFLGSFKEITKSEIINIIMKFGRAILIATDVENSPKAVKKLATTLNSKIFAPKNDIPVSYKNELVNNFLKSNGDFLSENTENISNVSMDAHKRDSLSAAILAYKNYENKLNQLERKFLEAKINLNSIDKEDVVNENYYEILNQAKSFLINDKPIIESISKAFEIYDLIDNEEDIDSNEEELADLEDNVISIKDLEEKFYNLKNINKSQEKQIKNQDNIIKNLKSKNNSLANELIEKNDRISKIEKDLKILKLKESKAVLKDKEVASKIKLLKTIQLKYNEEKKLRESLEEKLNKRLKFDDFNELSMFTPIKIIDSFTKNGLKQANNLFKFKRGDVLYFSSSKGGGSQTAKYIVDIGVKAIITSKDNETMSPQAKEVFEKNEVPIINETDLDIKFFDDYAVADTNALNSVIDKWKESSKQKTIKKAQNDLLNVINEYRVERKREI